GCATAGCGATATCCTTACCGGTTTCTTCGGAAACAGGCTTGCTGAAACCAACCAGTACGCCCATGCGGTAGTTACCGTGGATGTAAGCGGTTACGCTGGCTGCGTCCACTCTTTCGAAGCGGCTCAGGGTGATTTTTTCACCGATTTTAGCTACCTGGTCGTTCACCTTGTCGGCAACGGTAGCACCGTCGAGGGGAGCTGCGTTCAGCTCTTCAACAGACTGGGTATTGTTAGCCAGCGCCAGGTCGGCGATGGACTGCGCAAATTTCACGAAATCTTCGTTCTTGGCCACAAAGTCGGTTTCGCAGCTCAGCAGCACCACCACACCGGCTTTACCGTCGGCAGTGGTTTTTGCGATCACAACACCTTCTTTGGTTTCGCGGTCGGAGCGGAGAGCGGCTACTTTCTGGCCTTTCTTGCGCAGATAATCTACTGCTTTTTCGAAATCGCCGTCAGTTTCCACGAGTGCTTTTCTGCAATCCATCATACCGGCTCCGGTTTGCTGACGCAGTTTATTTACATCAGCTGCTGTAATTGTTGCCATTATATATAATTCGTTTATATGTTAACGTTTGATGAAAATTCTCCTTAGGGAGATCTTATAACCGTGAATCGTGAACGATTTGGGTCATTCACGATTCACGGTTTTATTGTTGACTTAGTCAGCGATTATCTGCCAGGACCAGGTCTGCCTGCACCGGAGGGACGGAATCCGCCGCCGCCGCCAGGGCGATTGCCACCGGAACGGCCGCCACCGCCACCAGGGCGATTGCCACCGCCGCTGCGGCCACCACCGCCACCAGGACGATTGTTGTTACCGCCACGACCGCCGCCGGGGCCGCCAGGACCGCGTTGACCGCCGGGACCACCAGGTCTGCGACCTCTTTCACCGCGCTCGTCGCCGCCTTCCAGTTCGAACTTGCGAACTTTGTTGTCGGCTTCTTCTTCTTCAACCTCGTCGGTTTTTTCAACGGCGCGCTCAGCCAGGCCTTCTGCGATAGCTGCAGCGATGTAGCTAACGATGATGGCGATGGATTTGGTAGCGTCGTCGTTCGCAGGGATAGCGAAATCAACCTTGGTGGGGTCGGAGTTGGTGTCCACCATACCGAAGGTAGAGATGCCGAGGCGTTTGGCTTCAGCCAGGGCGATGTGCTCGTGGCTGATGTCTACGATGAACAGGGCAGCCGGAACACGTGCCAGTTGAGCGATACCGCCCAGCACTTTTTCCATTTTGTCCTTATCGCGGGAGAGCGTCAGGCGCTCTTTCTTGGTAATGTTGTCGAAAGTGCCGTCAGTCAGCATTTTCTCGATGCTCTGCATCTTCTTCACGCTCTTGCGGATCGTGGCGAAGTTGGTGAGCATACCACCGAGCCAGCGCTCAGTAACGTAAGGCATGTTCACGCGCTTGGCAGCTTCGGCTACGATTTCTTTCGCCTGCTTCTTGGTAGCAACGAACATGATCTTTTTACCGCTTTTGGCGATGGATTTCAGCGCAGCGGCTGTCTCCTGCAGACCTTCAACGGTTTTGTTCAGGTCGATGATGTGAATACCTTTCTTCTCGGCGAAGATATAAGGCAGCATCTTGGGGTTCCACTTCTTCTTCAGGTGACCGAAGTGTACACCGGCTTCCAGTAACTGCTGCTGTAATGAAGTATTATTTTCCATGTTGTTTTTGTCGAATTGATGGTCAAGAATTGAATGATACAATCATTAACGTTTAGAGAACTGGAAGCTTCTTCTAGCTTTAGCTTTACCGGGTTTCTTACGTTCAACTGCTCTCGGGTCGCGTTTCAGCAGGCCTGCAGCTTTCAGGGCAGGGCGGAACTCAGGGTTGATTTCGCACAGTGCGCGCGCAATACCCAGTTTCACCGCTTCAGCCTGACCTTTGATACCACCACCTTGTGCATTCACCTTAACATCGAACTTGTCCAGCGCGTCAATGGTCTTGAAAGGCGCTTCCACCTGGTTCTGCAGGTAGATCAGCGCGAAGTATGTTTTATAATCTTTGTCGTTCACCAGGATGGTGCCGGTACCTTTGCTCACATAAACGCGGGCAACTGCTTCCTTACGACGGCCGATAGTATTTTTTTGTTTTTCCATTATTCAGGCGATATTAGAAAGTTAATGACTTCGGTTGCTGAGCGGCATGCGGATGCTCGGCACCGGCGTAAACGAAGAGTTTTTTGTACATGGCACGACCCAGGCGGTTCTTCGGCAGCATACCTTTCACAGCACGCTCGATCACCACTTCCGGACGACGTTTCAGCAGGTCCTTGGCGATTTCACCTTTCTGGCCACCGGGATAACCCGAGTACGTCAGGTATTCCTTGTCGTTCATTTTGTTACCTGTAAATACAACCTTCTCAGCGTTGATCACGATGATGTTATCACCGCAATCGGTGTGAGGAGTGTAGTAAGGCTTGTTCTTGCCTCTCAGGATTGCAGCGATCCTGGCGCTCATCCGGCCCACAGTCTGATTGGTAGCGTCAATTACATACCAGTCACGCTTTACGTAAGCGTCGTTAGCGGATTTTGTTTTGAAACTTAAAGTATTCATTGCTTATTGATAATAAAATTTAAAGTCTCCCCCATTACAGGGAGTGCAAAGCTAAGTCGCTTTTTGATAATAACCAGCAAATGTAAGGGCTTTTTTTGAAAGGAGTATTGCAAGTAATTGATAATCAATAAAGAATTTGTATAATTATTTTCATTGACCAAGATTTGTATTGATTTTCAATTCTTTATGGGCAGCAAAAAGGACCGGTTGCCCGGTCCTCCTGTTATGGTTATTATGTCTTCCCGATTAATCCCGGCGGGTCGCACCCAGATATATCATTACATATTGTAATAAGATCACCACAGAAGATACCGCCGCTACTACATAAGTCATAGCCGCCCACCAAAGGGCGTCCTTCGCCTGGTCGTGCTCCTTCTTATAAGTAATGCCCGCCGTATCCAGCCAAGCCAGCGCCCGCTTCGATGCGTCGAACTCCACCGGTAGCGTCACCACCGAGAACAGGGTTGTCACCGCGAACAGGCCGATACCCACCAGCAGCAGGTTCGGGAACATCTGAACGAGCAAAATACCCGCGATCAGCACGATCTGGACGAGGTAAGAACTCACCTGTACCGCCGGTACCATTTTGGACCGGAACTGGAGCCAGGGGTAAGCCGTTGCGTGCTGCACGGCGTGCCCGCATTCGTGGGCTGCCACGGCCGCGGCTGCCACGGAAGCGGAGTTGTATACGTCCGGACTGAGGTTTACGGTCTTATTGGCCGGGTTATAGTGGTCGCTGAGGAAGCCTTCGGAGGATAAAACCTTAACATCGTGGATGCCATTGTCGCGGAGCATCTTTTCCGCGATCTCCCGTCCGGTCAGCCCCGATGATGTCGGCACTTCGCTGTATTGCTTGAACTTGCTCCGCAAGCGCCAGCTGACCAAAGCACTGATCCCTACGAAAATGAGGGAAATTATCATGATTGATGGTGTCATCTGTGTCCTGGTTTGTTTTAATGCTGTTAGTGTAAATGTACTGATTTACTATCAAATCCCCGGCCAGTCGGTCCGCTGGCAGCCTGCCGGCCCAAAGGTGGATGAATTTGTCCGGATTTGCCTGTTTTCTGAAATTTAACACTGACAGTTTGGCGCAAAAACCGGTGATTTCAACATTTTCCGGAACTCATATGTAAATTAAATAATATTCATAATATATTCAAAAAATCATATGTATTTATCCGCTTTAGCGTCCCTCGCTATCAAGGTTTTACGAATGTTGCCCGAAAATGAACTGCAAGCGAAATAGGCACCAATAGGGGCTTCCAGCCCGCAGACTGCCAAAAGAATTAACACTTTAAAAGTTATCAACATCCATTAAATAAACTTTTTTATTCTCATCTCATTTAGTAATTTAGTCCTGAATTTAATGGGTTAGTAAGTAGAAAGAGTCAGCGGAATCTTCCGTTGGCTCTTTTCTCATTTTTACATCCACCCAATTTTCCCCCGTCAATTTTTTTCCCTTTATTTTGTTCCATGAGCAAAATCAAAACAGCTTTTTTTTGTCAGAACTGCGGATATGAATCAGCGAAATGGACCGGAAAATGTCCTGCATGTAATCAATGGAACACGTTCGTCGAAGAAAAGGTGCAAAAAGAATTGCCGTTGCGCCAGCAAGGTTGGAAAACGGAAGACGCGCGACTGCCAAAAACGGTACATCTCACCGATGTGGAAACGATGGAAGAAAAGCGCCTGCTCTCACCCGATAACGAACTTAACCGCGTACTCGGCGGCGGCATCGTTGCCGGATCACTCGTGCTCGTAGGCGGTGAACCCGGCATCGGGAAATCCACGCTGTTCCTGCAAGTCGCCCTACTGCTCAAAGGCGTACGAACATTGTATGTCAGCGGAGAAGAAAGCGAACAGCAGATCAAAATGCGGGCAGACAGGCTGCAGATACAAAATGAAGAATTTTACCTGCTGACGGAAACTTCCACGCAAACGATCTTCCAGGAAATCAAAAAACTTGAACCGCAACTCGTCATCATCGACTCCATTCAAACACTACAATCTCCCCTTATCGAATCCGCGCCCGGCAGCGTGTCGCAAATCCGTGAAACAGCCGCCGAAATGCAACGGTTCGCCAAGGAAACCAATACACCCGTTTTCCTCATCGGGCACATAACCAAAGACGGCTCCATCGCCGGACCGAAAATCCTCGAACATATCGTGGATACCGTGCTCCAGTTCGAAGGTGATCAGCACTATGCCTACCGCATTCTCCGCACCATCAAGAACCGGTTCGGCTCCACCGCCGAGCTCGGGATCTATGAAATGACCGGCGCGGGTCTCCGGCAGGTCAGCAATCCGTCAGAGATCCTCATCTCCCAGCGCGACGATATGCTCAGCGGCGTGGCCATCGCGGCCACTATCGAAGGGCTCCGGCCCATGCTCGTGGAAGTGCAGGCGCTGGTGACGCAATCCGTTTACGGCACCCCGCAGCGTACTGCCACCGGCTTCGACCTGCGCCGCCTCCAGCTGCTGCTCGCCGTGCTCGAAAAACGCGGCGGGTTCCACTTCGGTGTGAAAGACGTTTTCCTCAACATCGCCGGCGGCCTGCGCGTCGAAGATCCGTCTATCGACCTGGCCGTACTGTGCGCGTTGTTGTCGTCGTACGAAGACGTGGGCATCTCCCATAAAGTCTGCTTCGCCGGCGAAGTGGGCCTCAGCGGGGAAATCCGGGCGGTAAACCGGATTGAGCAGCGCATTGCGGAAGCGGAAAAACTCGGTTTCGAAAAAATATTCATCTCCCGATATAACAAGAAAGGCCTCGATTTCAGTAAAATGAACATCGAAGTGGTGCCGCTCGGGCGGGTGGACGAAGTGTACCGGTTGCTTTTCTGACCGGGGGCTTCGCTGTATTGTTAACCCAAAACTCCCTTTTTATGCTGCATGCGCTTTTGCATCTGCTGTATCCTCACGCCTGTGAGCTTTGCGGGCGGGATCTCTCAACTTCCGAACGGCTGTTGTGCGTCCGTTGTTCATTGCGTTTGCCGGCGTCGGGCTTTCATGCGATCCGGGGCAACCCGGTGGAGAAAGCGCTGACGGGGCGGTTGCCGCTCGCGTTTGCTTCCGCCGGATATGTGTTCGGCCGGCAATCCGGGCTGCAGGCGCTCATCCATTTGTTTAAATACGGTGGCCGCCGCGATGTGGCGGTGCACCTGGGCCGGCAGCTGGGTTTGCAGTTGCGGGAGCACCGGGTGGAAGCGTGGAGCGGTTTGTTGCCGGTGCCGTTGCACCCATCGCGGTTGCGCACGCGCGGGTATAACCAGGCGGAAGCGCTGGCAGAAGGAATGGCATCGGTACCAGGCATGCCGAACATGGTGAAGGGGCTCGTACGGAAAGAGGCGGCAGGAAGTTCACAAACGAAACGGTCGCGGGTGGACCGCTGGAATAATGTTGCCGCCGGCTATTCCTGGAAAGGCGCTTTGCCGGTTGCCGGGAGCCATTTGTTGCTGATAGACGATGTGCTGACGACCGGGGCCACCATCGAGGCTTGCGGTCGCGCCGTGCTGGAGGCTGCTCCTGAAACAAAGCTGAGCGTGTGTTGTCTGGCCTGGGCTGGTCGATAAACAAAGAATGTGGATGTGGAGCTCCCGGACCGTAATCCGGGAAGGGAAATTATTGCCTGGATGGCCCAGGCTA
Above is a genomic segment from Chitinophaga pollutisoli containing:
- the radA gene encoding DNA repair protein RadA yields the protein MSKIKTAFFCQNCGYESAKWTGKCPACNQWNTFVEEKVQKELPLRQQGWKTEDARLPKTVHLTDVETMEEKRLLSPDNELNRVLGGGIVAGSLVLVGGEPGIGKSTLFLQVALLLKGVRTLYVSGEESEQQIKMRADRLQIQNEEFYLLTETSTQTIFQEIKKLEPQLVIIDSIQTLQSPLIESAPGSVSQIRETAAEMQRFAKETNTPVFLIGHITKDGSIAGPKILEHIVDTVLQFEGDQHYAYRILRTIKNRFGSTAELGIYEMTGAGLRQVSNPSEILISQRDDMLSGVAIAATIEGLRPMLVEVQALVTQSVYGTPQRTATGFDLRRLQLLLAVLEKRGGFHFGVKDVFLNIAGGLRVEDPSIDLAVLCALLSSYEDVGISHKVCFAGEVGLSGEIRAVNRIEQRIAEAEKLGFEKIFISRYNKKGLDFSKMNIEVVPLGRVDEVYRLLF
- the rplM gene encoding 50S ribosomal protein L13, translated to MNTLSFKTKSANDAYVKRDWYVIDATNQTVGRMSARIAAILRGKNKPYYTPHTDCGDNIIVINAEKVVFTGNKMNDKEYLTYSGYPGGQKGEIAKDLLKRRPEVVIERAVKGMLPKNRLGRAMYKKLFVYAGAEHPHAAQQPKSLTF
- a CDS encoding zinc metallopeptidase, translating into MTPSIMIISLIFVGISALVSWRLRSKFKQYSEVPTSSGLTGREIAEKMLRDNGIHDVKVLSSEGFLSDHYNPANKTVNLSPDVYNSASVAAAAVAAHECGHAVQHATAYPWLQFRSKMVPAVQVSSYLVQIVLIAGILLVQMFPNLLLVGIGLFAVTTLFSVVTLPVEFDASKRALAWLDTAGITYKKEHDQAKDALWWAAMTYVVAAVSSVVILLQYVMIYLGATRRD
- a CDS encoding ComF family protein, with the translated sequence MLHALLHLLYPHACELCGRDLSTSERLLCVRCSLRLPASGFHAIRGNPVEKALTGRLPLAFASAGYVFGRQSGLQALIHLFKYGGRRDVAVHLGRQLGLQLREHRVEAWSGLLPVPLHPSRLRTRGYNQAEALAEGMASVPGMPNMVKGLVRKEAAGSSQTKRSRVDRWNNVAAGYSWKGALPVAGSHLLLIDDVLTTGATIEACGRAVLEAAPETKLSVCCLAWAGR
- the rpsI gene encoding 30S ribosomal protein S9, with protein sequence MEKQKNTIGRRKEAVARVYVSKGTGTILVNDKDYKTYFALIYLQNQVEAPFKTIDALDKFDVKVNAQGGGIKGQAEAVKLGIARALCEINPEFRPALKAAGLLKRDPRAVERKKPGKAKARRSFQFSKR
- the rpsB gene encoding 30S ribosomal protein S2 is translated as MENNTSLQQQLLEAGVHFGHLKKKWNPKMLPYIFAEKKGIHIIDLNKTVEGLQETAAALKSIAKSGKKIMFVATKKQAKEIVAEAAKRVNMPYVTERWLGGMLTNFATIRKSVKKMQSIEKMLTDGTFDNITKKERLTLSRDKDKMEKVLGGIAQLARVPAALFIVDISHEHIALAEAKRLGISTFGMVDTNSDPTKVDFAIPANDDATKSIAIIVSYIAAAIAEGLAERAVEKTDEVEEEEADNKVRKFELEGGDERGERGRRPGGPGGQRGPGGPGGGRGGNNNRPGGGGGRSGGGNRPGGGGGRSGGNRPGGGGGFRPSGAGRPGPGR
- the tsf gene encoding translation elongation factor Ts, with protein sequence MATITAADVNKLRQQTGAGMMDCRKALVETDGDFEKAVDYLRKKGQKVAALRSDRETKEGVVIAKTTADGKAGVVVLLSCETDFVAKNEDFVKFAQSIADLALANNTQSVEELNAAPLDGATVADKVNDQVAKIGEKITLSRFERVDAASVTAYIHGNYRMGVLVGFSKPVSEETGKDIAMQIAAMSPIAIDADGIAPETIAREKEIAIEQIKAEGKPAEMAEKIAAGKINKFLKESTLLGQAFVKDGNKSVADHLKSVDAELKVSSFKRVALG